From Spartinivicinus ruber, the proteins below share one genomic window:
- a CDS encoding phage virion morphogenesis protein has translation MAGTGLDIYIRGIDRLNRLIERLQALGSANSEILDVLGALVEDQTRRRIEEEQTAPDGTPWPAWSSGYEATRHGNQGLLQGEGHLLDSINYVVGMDDVSVETNLLYAAIHQYGGTIKPKNGKYLAFQLGSQTIFAKEVTIPARPFLGLSDDNQDEIEQALVDWVEGLV, from the coding sequence ATGGCAGGCACGGGCTTAGATATTTATATCCGAGGAATAGACCGGCTAAACCGGTTAATTGAACGCCTGCAAGCATTAGGCTCTGCCAATAGTGAAATACTGGATGTACTGGGTGCTCTGGTAGAAGACCAAACCCGTCGTCGAATTGAAGAAGAGCAAACCGCACCGGATGGCACCCCTTGGCCCGCTTGGTCATCCGGTTATGAAGCGACACGCCATGGCAACCAAGGGTTACTCCAGGGTGAAGGCCATTTACTCGATAGCATTAATTATGTGGTGGGCATGGATGATGTGTCGGTGGAAACTAATTTACTTTATGCGGCTATCCATCAGTATGGGGGTACCATTAAGCCCAAGAATGGAAAATATTTAGCGTTTCAACTAGGCAGCCAAACCATCTTTGCTAAAGAGGTGACCATACCGGCTCGACCTTTTTTAGGGTTATCCGATGATAACCAGGATGAGATCGAGCAGGCGTTGGTGGATTGGGTGGAGGGGTTGGTTTGA
- a CDS encoding gp436 family protein: MMYATEQAIIDRYGNDALYIVADRDKDDQLDHLAIEYALADASAHIDLYLTGRYTLPLKQTSALLTRLCVDIALYWLGEDRGGASEERRKRFEDAEKTLAKIGSGEVKLTVDSPSSNSTGIAFTASQRQFSRQSLKGF; the protein is encoded by the coding sequence ATGATGTACGCCACGGAACAAGCCATTATTGACCGATACGGTAACGATGCGCTTTATATCGTGGCGGATCGGGATAAAGACGACCAGTTGGATCACTTGGCCATTGAATATGCCTTAGCGGATGCCAGTGCCCATATTGATTTATACCTCACTGGTCGTTATACCCTGCCTTTAAAACAAACCTCTGCATTACTCACTCGCCTCTGTGTTGATATTGCCCTGTATTGGTTGGGTGAAGATCGCGGTGGTGCCTCCGAAGAACGACGAAAGCGGTTTGAAGATGCGGAAAAAACCTTGGCTAAAATCGGCAGTGGTGAAGTCAAACTCACCGTTGACTCTCCCTCCTCAAATTCCACTGGTATTGCATTTACGGCCAGCCAACGCCAATTCAGTCGCCAGTCACTGAAGGGGTTTTAA
- a CDS encoding Mu-like prophage major head subunit gpT family protein, whose product MTNTGIYAPMFQEMGRATSAFPDELTFPLLQAGFAETCYDGQYFFDNDHPVNTQVDGQGTDNSVSNIIKDDAYQGPTWYLMDTSRAIKPIIFQERKKPKFVPMTKEEDESVFMRGEYRYGVDLRCNVGFGFWQMAIAVQAEFGLDSLWEAKARMSEFKADGGRPLDLSPNLIVAPATLEKKITQTLSRELIQEGNTTVSNELKGAFSTLISRRL is encoded by the coding sequence TTGACAAACACCGGTATTTATGCGCCGATGTTTCAGGAGATGGGGCGGGCAACCTCCGCATTTCCGGATGAGCTGACGTTCCCTTTATTACAAGCGGGTTTTGCTGAGACTTGTTACGACGGCCAATATTTCTTTGATAATGATCACCCAGTCAATACCCAAGTTGATGGGCAGGGCACGGATAATAGCGTGTCGAATATCATTAAAGATGATGCTTACCAAGGCCCCACTTGGTATTTAATGGACACCAGCCGTGCGATTAAACCGATTATTTTCCAAGAGCGGAAAAAGCCCAAGTTTGTGCCGATGACCAAAGAAGAAGACGAGTCTGTCTTTATGCGGGGCGAATACCGTTATGGGGTAGACCTGCGTTGTAATGTCGGCTTTGGTTTCTGGCAAATGGCCATTGCGGTACAAGCGGAATTTGGTCTGGACAGTCTCTGGGAAGCCAAGGCCAGAATGTCAGAATTTAAAGCCGACGGGGGTCGTCCATTGGATTTAAGTCCGAATTTAATTGTTGCCCCGGCCACTCTGGAGAAAAAAATCACCCAAACCCTTAGCCGGGAATTAATTCAGGAAGGCAACACCACGGTTTCCAATGAATTAAAAGGGGCCTTCAGTACTTTAATTTCTCGTCGTCTGTAA